A genomic segment from Spinacia oleracea cultivar Varoflay chromosome 3, BTI_SOV_V1, whole genome shotgun sequence encodes:
- the LOC110785238 gene encoding dirigent protein 21-like, translating into MSIPIIFLFSLLILSFYIPKNNAFSKPITKEEMGLKKQQNLTHLHFYFHDYVQGSNQTALRIAQAPSTNKSSSGFGALVMIDDPLTEGPEHDSKIVGYAQGMYGFADQKQPGLVMVMNYVFVEGEYNGSTLSLLGRNQVMNKVREMSIVGGSGVFRFATGYAQAKTVTLLDKFGASVVEYDVYVQH; encoded by the coding sequence ATGTCTATTCCTATAATTTTCTTGTTTTCTCTCTTAATCTTGAGTTTCTACATTCCCAAGAACAATGCCTTCTCCAAACCCATCACAAAGGAAGAAATGGGGCTTAAGAAACAACAAAACTTAACCCATCTACACTTTTACTTTCATGACTACGTCCAAGGTTCTAACCAAACCGCGCTACGTATCGCTCAAGCTCCAAGCACAAACAAATCTTCTAGTGGTTTTGGGGCGCTTGTTATGATCGATGATCCTTTGACTGAAGGCCCTGAACATGACTCAAAAATTGTAGGGTACGCGCAAGGAATGTACGGTTTTGCGGACCAAAAGCAACCGGGACTAGTGATGGTGATGAACTATGTGTTTGTAGAGGGTGAATATAATGGAAGTACATTAAGTTTATTAGGGAGGAATCAAGtgatgaataaagtaagagaaatgagTATTGTTGGTGGGAGTGGTGTGTTTAGGTTTGCTACCGGGTATGCACAAGCTAAGACCGTTACTCTCTTGGATAAATTTGGTGCTAGTGTTGTTGAATATGATGTTTATGTtcaacattaa